From a single Bos indicus isolate NIAB-ARS_2022 breed Sahiwal x Tharparkar chromosome 11, NIAB-ARS_B.indTharparkar_mat_pri_1.0, whole genome shotgun sequence genomic region:
- the C11H2orf81 gene encoding uncharacterized protein C2orf81 homolog, giving the protein MAHEGPRQVRDRGMTRSKAEKVRPPTVPVPQVDIVPGRLTEAEWIAFTALEEGEDVVGDILADLVARVIDSAFKVYLTQQCIPFTISQAREAMLQITEWRFLARDEGESAVAEDPTWGEDEEPLACTTDAWAQGSVPVLHARASMGLEETFQGEDQDSVDQIPLGGSWTDSGSQEPMESWELTVTPDSPPTPELLQETGPRSPLEKLGDQSRSDQTDLFAVGSSNSSSQLSMEMVPAGSTHASLELSLVASPQASVERAQPISSQFSLEDLYNCTPQPHAAGDRLELREEKVPLIPSRVLVSDPSAGGPTTLNPSAGFQPQPPWLAEERPSALQSRIGRKGTTARLDPARLPRPWVRPLSEVLVPDSEGRPLEAYRGRQRGEKTEAPAGPQASRPSCRVSRSEFFPFPPGVPVRTLGPGLSLQFPTLNLGLPSPGFGSKLPFPSPGLRFLATHRARPDMARSPSPKLWPGAKWPSGWEGEAELLGELWAGRTRVPPQGLDLGDRESQDPHQYRHPVPQVLEATSQVTWKPVLLPGALKLAPGVNMWNPSTQVLLSSSEPQRNDREGSASPPIHTGAPKPQVTVAQLMNSALKMWSLPSKRLPNSKP; this is encoded by the exons ATGGCGCACGAAGGCCCG AGGCAGGTCCGAGACCGCGGGATGACCCGATCCAAGGCGGAAAAGGTGCGGCCACCTACGGTTCCGGTGCCGCAGGTGGACATCGTGCCTGGGCGGCTCACTGAGGCCGAATGGATAGCGTTCACGGCTCTCGAAGAGGGCGAGGACGTTGTGGGCGACATCTTGGCTGATCTGGTGGCCCGAGTCATAGACTCCGCCTTTAAAGTCTATCTGACCCAGCAG TGCATTCCATTCACCATCAGTCAGGCACGGGAGGCCATGCTGCAGATCACCGAGTGGCGCTTTTTGGCTCGGGACGAGGGAGAATCTGCAGTGGCAGAGGACCCCACATGGGGCGAGGATGAGGAGCCCTTGGCTTGCACGACGGATGCCTGGGCTCAGGGATCCGTGCCGGTGCTGCACGCCCGGGCCTCGATGGGGCTGGAGGAGACGTTTCAAGGCGAA GACCAAGACAGCGTGGACCAGATCCCTTTAGGAGGATCGTGGACGGATTCAGGCTCTCAGGAGCCGATGGAATCTTGGGAGCTAACTGTCACCCCGGACTCTCCACCCACGCCCGAGTTGCTTCAGGAGACAGGGCCCCGGAGTCCTTTGGAGAAACTAGGTGATCAGTCGAGGAGCGACCAGACTGACCTGTTTGCAGTCGGATCCTCGAACTCGAGCAGCCAACTGTCGATGGAGATGGTGCCGGCAGGCAGTACCCACGCTTCTCTGGAGCTGTCCTTGGTAGCCAGCCCTCAGGCCTCTGTCGAGCGGGCACAGCCCATCAGCTCTCAGTTCTCTCTCGAGGACCTCTACAATTGCACGCCCCAGCCGCACGCGGCTGGAGACCGGCTGGAACTCAGGGAGGAAAAGGTGCCCCTCATCCCCTCGCGGGTGTTGGTGTCCGATCCCTCCGCGGGCGGCCCCACCACGCTCAACCCCTCGGCGGGATTCCAGCCGCAGCCGCCGTGGCTGGCTGAAGAGCGGCCCAGCGCACTTCAGTCCAGAATTGGCCGTAAGGGGACGACGGCGCGTCTGGACCCCGCGCGGCTGCCGCGCCCCTGGGTGCGCCCGCTGTCGGAGGTCCTGGTCCCAGACTCGGAGGGCCGCCCCTTGGAGGCCTACCGGGGGCGCCAGCGGGGCGAGAAGACCGAGGCCCCAGCCGGACCGCAAGCCTCCCGCCCCAGCTGCCGCGTCTCCCGGTCAGAGTTCTTCCCTTTCCCACCTGGCGTTCCTGTCCGAACTTTGGGCCCTGGTCTAAGCCTCCAGTTCCCTACTCTAAACTTAGGCCTACCATCGCCAGGCTTTGGTTCAAAGCTTCCCTTCCCCAGTCCCGGGCTCCGTTTTCTCGCCACACACCGGGCGCGCCCGGACATGGCACGCAGCCCCAGCCCCAAATTATGGCCGGGTGCTAAGTGGCCCAGCGGCTGGGAGGGGGAGGCCGAACTGCTGGGTGAGCTCTGGGCCGGTCGTACCCGTGTACCTCCGCAGGGCCTGGACCTTGGGGACCGGGAGAGCCAGGATCCTCACCAATATCGTCATCCCGTGCCTCAAGTTCTGGAGGCCACGTCCCAGGTGACGTGGAAGCCCGTGTTGCTGCCGGGAGCATTGAAGCTGGCTCCTGGTGTGAACATGTGGAACCCAAGTACGCAGGTGCTGCTTAGCTCCTCTGAGCCTCAACGGAACGACAGAGAAGGCAGCGCCTCTCCTCCCATCCATACAGGTGCCCCGAAGCCCCAGGTGACTGTGGCACAGCTAATGAACTCAGCCCTCAAAATGTGGTCACTCCCCTCCAAGCGCCTGCCCAATTCTAAGCCCTAG
- the LOC109565916 gene encoding retinol dehydrogenase 12-like → MSLWSVLSSPVWGPGSALLILVLLLRLSVQIWHKFYLWDLQHCSTDLTGKTAVVTGANSGIGKAVSQELAHRGARVILACRSRERGQQALAEIQATSKSNRLLLGEVDLSSMASIRSFAQRLLQECPEIHLLVNNAAVCGFPTTLTPEGLDLTFATNYTGPFLLTNLLQGALQRAGSARVVNVSSFRQSHGYIDEDHLIGAGRPLTFNQNYDCSKLLLASFTGKLAQRLQGTGVTVNSVDPGVVYTKIMKHFSWSYRFLFWLLSFFFKDSKQGAVPVLYLSLAKELDGISGKHFSSSCVITLPPEAAQDPHVAQSLWNTSVRLTNLDKMD, encoded by the exons ATGTCTCTGTGGTCTGTACTCAGCAGCCCAGTATGGGGTCCTGGCTCTGCCCTCCTCATTCTGGTCCTCCTGCTTAGACTAAGTGTGCAGATCTGGCATAAGTTTTATCTCTGGGACCTCCAGCACTGCTCCACGGATTTGACTGGGAAGACAGCAGTGGTGACTGGGGCCAACAGTG GCATTGGGAAGGCTGTGTCCCAGGAGCTGGCCCACCGCGGGGCCCGTGTGATCCTGGCCTGCCGTAGCCGAGAGCGAGGACAGCAAGCCCTGGCTGAGATACAAGCAACATCTAAGAGCAACCGCCTCCTACTTGGTGAAGTGGACCTGAGCTCTATGGCCTCCATTCGGAGCTTTGCTCAGCGGCTGCTGCAGGAGTGTCCTGAGATTCATCTATTGGTTAAcaatgctgcagtctgtg GGTTCCCTACCACACTTACTCCAGAGGGCCTTGATCTCACCTTTGCAACCAACTACACTGGACCCTTTCTGCTCACAAATCTGCTCCAAG GGGCCCTGCAGCGGGCAGGGTCAGCCCGGGTGGTGAATGTATCTTCCTTCCGGCAATCACATGGGTACATTGATGAGGATCATCTGATAGGGGCGGGTAGACCTTTGACCTTCAACCAGAACTATGATTGCAGCAAACTGCTTTTGGCCTCGTTCACTGGGAAGCTTGCCCAGAGACTTCAAGGAACAG GTGTGACCGTGAACTCTGTGGACCCGGGCGTTGTGTACACGAAAATCATGAAGCACTTCTCCTGGTCCTATCGCTTCCTCTTCTGGCTCCTCAGCTTCTTCTTTAAG GATAGCAAACAAGGTGCAGTCCCAGTCCTCTACCTGAGCTTAGCCAAGGAGCTGGATGGCATTTCTGGAAAACATTTTAGCAGTTCCTGTGTGATAACTCTTCCCCCTGAAGCTGCTCAGGATCCTCATGTGGCCCAAAGCCTCTGGAATACTTCAGTCCGACTAACAAACCTAGACAAGATGGACTGA